In one Brassica oleracea var. oleracea cultivar TO1000 chromosome C9, BOL, whole genome shotgun sequence genomic region, the following are encoded:
- the LOC106314723 gene encoding uncharacterized protein LOC106314723, giving the protein MPVDLSFLAQFYGASPVSGYQLFVYRRRVFEKSTRSVRPSYGEVASLTLGKQNCVGKRWIHSTLLKNESIWPVKDNDQKGSWMWRNFLKIRGLAREFCKVEVYNRKGTSFWYDQWSPLGCLMDMLGTRGQIDKGIRQHDTVHTARTKRRRRVHRSEGLIQIENQLQSLSRSEEEDVVLRKGKQDIYKDQFLTAETWNHIRTKKEKVSWHRGIWFTHATPKHRFCTWLAIRNRLTTGDRMVAWNAGIDGTCVLCMHHLETRNHLFFGCDYSSSLWYKLMNVFMGNGYSEEWIDVVLFIQKPNLDRTRSFLVRYVFQATIYMIWRERNCRRHGERPQSPEVLFAMIDRLVKNRIMSIRAQDRRLDCAF; this is encoded by the exons ATGCCGGTAGACTTGAGCTTCTTGGCTCAGTTCTATGGAGCATCTCCAGTTTCTGGTTATCAGCTTTTCGTCTACCGAAGGCGTGTATTCGAGAAATCGACAAGATCTGTTCGGCCTTCCTATGGTGAGGTAGCGAGCTTAACCCTCGGAAAGCAAAATTGTGTTGGGAAGAG ATGGATTCACTCCACACTCCTTAAGAATGAGTCTATTTGGCCTGTCAAAGATAATGATCAAAAAGGTTCATGGATGTGGCGAAATTTTTTGAAAATTCGAGGGCTGGCTCGGGAGTTCTGTAAAGTTGAAGTTTATAATAGGAAAGGGACATCCTTCTGGTACGACCAGTGGTCTCCTTTAGGCTGCTTGATGGATATGTTGGGAACAAGGGGTCAGATCGATAAGGGAATACGGCAACATGATACGGTGCATACTGCGAGGACAAAACGTAGAAGAAGAGTTCATCGTTCTGAGGGTCTGATTCAAATTGAGAACCAGCTCCAGTCTTTATCTCGTTCTGAAGAGGAAGATGTTGTCCTTCGGAAAGGGAAACAAGATATTTACAAAGATCAGTTTCTTACTGCAGAAACTTGGAATCACATCAGAACTAAAAAAGAAAAGGTCTCTTGGCACAGAGGAATCTGGTTCACTCATGCTACGCCAAAGCACAGGTTCTGTACTTGGCTAGCTATTCGTAATCGGCTCACTACGGGAGATAGGATGGTCGCCTGGAACGCTGGGATTGATGGGACTTGTGTTCTATGTATGCACCATCTGGAAACGAGAAACCATCTATTTTTCGGCTGCGATTACTCCTCATCACTATGGTACAAGCTGATGAATGTTTTTATGGGTAATGGTTACTCAGAAGAGTGGATTGATGTCGTGCTCTTCATACAGAAACCAAACCTGGATCGAACCAGGAGCTTCCTTGTTCGTTACGTTTTTCAAGCTACAATCTACATGATTTGGCGTGAGAGAAACTGTCGCAGGCATGGTGAGAGGCCGCAATCTCCTGAAGTTCTCTTTGCCATGATTGACAGACTGGTCAAGAACAGAATTATGTCCATTAGAGCACAAGACAGGAGACTTGATTGTGCTTTCTAA